The genomic segment GCTCACCGCCTCCGCGATGCTGTGCGTGACCATGAGCGCCGTCGTGGGCGAGGCCTCCCATACCCTGAGCACCTCGTACCGCATGGCGGCGCGTGTAAGCTCGTCTAGCGCGCCCAGCGGCTCGTCCATGAGCAGCACGGCCGGCCTGAAGACGACCGCGCGGGCCAGTGCGACGCGCTGCTTCATCCCGCCGGAAAGCTCATGTGGGTAGAAGGACCGGAACGCAGAGAGGCCGACCGCGTCTATCATGCGCTCCACGGCCGCGCTGGCGTCCTCGCTTCGGCCCGCCCGGTTGACATGGAGCGGCAGCGCGATGTTGTCACGAACGGTCCGCCACGGCAGGAGACACGGGTCCTGGAAGACGAAGCCGATCTGCTTGCCGCGCTGCGCCTCGCGCGGAGGCTTGCCTGCTATGGTGATCTTCCCGGCGGACGGCGTAATGACGCCGCCCACCGACTTCAGGAGGGTCGTCTTCCCGCACCCGCTCGGGCCGATGATGGAGACGAATTCGCCTGCCGCCACGGAAAGGCCGACGCCGTCCAGCACAGCCGGCCCGCGCCCTTCGCCGGGGCGATAGCTGTGCGAGAGTCCGCGGATGGCGATGTGCGGCGGCGCTTTCATGGCGGGCCAATCTACTCCTACAATGGGTATCATAGCATCGGAGGGTACCTGTTGAAGCTCGGCAGGCCGGTCCACATTGCAGAGGGCATCTGGCAGGTGCGGGCGCTCGGCTCGCGCGTGACCGCCGTGGAGAGCGGGGACGGCCTGCTGCTTGTGGACGCCAGCTCACGCGGCAGCCTCGCGCCCATCAGGGACGGCCTCGCCTCCGCCGGGCTCCCGCTGGACCGGGTGTCGCTCGTCGCCGTGACGCACCACCATCCCGACCATACCGGCGGGTTGCGCGAGCTGGTGGATGCGACCGGCGCACCCGTGGCGGCGCACCCTGCTGACGCCGGTGTGGTGAGCGGCGCCGTGCCCGCGCCGAACCCGTTCCGCCGCCGTTACGCCGCCCGGATGTCCGGCCCGGCCGTCGCGAGGCTGAACGGACGCGCCTGCGAGGTGGTCTACGAGATGCAGGACGGCGCGGCCGTGCCCGGCTTCGACGGCGTCGTCGCCATCCACACGCCGGGCCACACGCCCGGGAGCGTGTGCATCTACTTGCCGGACAGGAAGGCGCTGATAGTGGGCGATGCCCTGCAGAACCGGTTCGGCCGCCGTCTTAGCCCGCCATCATCCTTGTTCACCGAGGACGCGGCGTCGGCGATGCGCTCGCTGCGGCGGCTACTGGAGCTGGAGTTCGAGACGATCGTGTTCAGCCACTTCCCGCCGGTCCGCAGCGGGGCGCGCGATGCGCTAAGTGCGATGCTGGAGGGGCGACGCCGCTAGCCGGCCTGCCGGAGGTGCTGGTTGCGGTACTGCACGCGCGCCTTGAGAAGCACGATGCCGCCCGCCAGCAGGACGCCGAAGACGCCCACAGGGTCGCTCTGGAGCGCCCATCCGGCCAGGGGGGTTACGATGAAGTACGACGCCCCGGTGTACCCGGCGTTCCGGGTCGCCACGAGCACCAGCAGCGCGATCACGGCCCCCACCGGCACGCCCAGCGGCGCCAGGCCCGCCGTGGTGCCCATCGCAACCGTCACGCCGGTGCCGCCCTTGAAGCCCTGCGTGACCGGGAAGATGTGCCCCGCCAGCACGGCCGCCATCGCCACCAACCCCACCCACGACGGCCACCCCATCAGGTAGACCGGCAATGTAGCCGCGAGCCCCTTCAGGATATCCAGTCCGAAGACC from the SAR202 cluster bacterium genome contains:
- a CDS encoding ABC transporter ATP-binding protein translates to MIPIVGVDWPAMKAPPHIAIRGLSHSYRPGEGRGPAVLDGVGLSVAAGEFVSIIGPSGCGKTTLLKSVGGVITPSAGKITIAGKPPREAQRGKQIGFVFQDPCLLPWRTVRDNIALPLHVNRAGRSEDASAAVERMIDAVGLSAFRSFYPHELSGGMKQRVALARAVVFRPAVLLMDEPLGALDELTRAAMRYEVLRVWEASPTTALMVTHSIAEAVSMSDRVIVLSPSPGRILDDIPVDLPRPRDDSLEHSAQFMAVVRRVKDSLSAGVAYAAARG
- a CDS encoding MBL fold metallo-hydrolase; its protein translation is MWVEGPERREADRVYHALHGRAGVLASARPVDMERQRDVVTNGPPRQETRVLEDEADLLAALRLARRLACYGDLPGGRRNDAAHRLQEGRLPAPARADDGDEFACRHGKADAVQHSRPAPFAGAIAVRESADGDVRRRFHGGPIYSYNGYHSIGGYLLKLGRPVHIAEGIWQVRALGSRVTAVESGDGLLLVDASSRGSLAPIRDGLASAGLPLDRVSLVAVTHHHPDHTGGLRELVDATGAPVAAHPADAGVVSGAVPAPNPFRRRYAARMSGPAVARLNGRACEVVYEMQDGAAVPGFDGVVAIHTPGHTPGSVCIYLPDRKALIVGDALQNRFGRRLSPPSSLFTEDAASAMRSLRRLLELEFETIVFSHFPPVRSGARDALSAMLEGRRR
- a CDS encoding glycerol-3-phosphate acyltransferase encodes the protein MAYLESVLGLPLIVVWTIIAYFIGTVPAGDLVARRAGVKIRTVGTGNPGAANIFREAGRKFGLMVFGLDILKGLAATLPVYLMGWPSWVGLVAMAAVLAGHIFPVTQGFKGGTGVTVAMGTTAGLAPLGVPVGAVIALLVLVATRNAGYTGASYFIVTPLAGWALQSDPVGVFGVLLAGGIVLLKARVQYRNQHLRQAG